Part of the Mytilus galloprovincialis chromosome 14, xbMytGall1.hap1.1, whole genome shotgun sequence genome is shown below.
AATAAATCATTAACCTGTTTTTAACATctaaaaaatttgaatattaagacatttgattatgaattattttaaACAGTTAGCTGCCAAGAGCCATACCAAAGGATAGGAAGCGGGTGTTATTTAATCAATGATGATAGAGTTTCGGGTAATTCAGCCTTTGTACGTATGCattaggaagtacaccactaattcatagtcccattgctttctatgttaaattcctccgtttcaagcaggcacacctcttttattttaagttcaaataaagtggcaatcattgcatttcaaaacaacactttatggtgtcttgtactgaaaaaatcaacatacctttaatggcatttaagaaagaactggttcccggaacttcagatgtaccaaaacaggtacttcagatctgacaaacagacaacatgtaccctctgtttaaaatttggtgcagttttttcaatattcaaaattaaaagtctaAAAGTGTTCTACAATAATCACCAGTGCtttagctttcatttgataccaaaaatacctaaatattctacatattttgaaagtaacactcatgcgtaggaactattttgtgttaaatatgtactacttgctggtatgtgctttctggccgggcctgaataaGTGGTGTTACACCATTACATATTACTAATTCTTCTTCTTTTATAACAATAGCTAGATTGTAAACAGAAATTCTTTTTTGTGTATGTTCTTAAAATGAAATGTGCCTTATATGCATTTCGTGTTGATTCGATTAAGGTTGTTAATACAAGGCAACAGTTTTGGACGAAAACCATCATTTCACCTCTGATAGATATTGTCGCTCACACACTTCAACTTTGCTTGATTTGTATACATTAAGTTTAAACTGATAACATTCATGTAACAAGGAATGTTTCAAGAAACAAGTGGTCttattttttgtaagaaaaatccccccaaaaaaacaagACGATTGGCGCATTTTCCGGATTATTAGTGCTTCGAACTTTATACAAAATACAGTGACATATATCAATGCGACAAAATGAAGCCAGGATGTCTTCTTAGCAATATTCCAAGTACGATCTATTGCTTCGGACTTAATACACCAATATCTCTTTTAAATCATGTTGATGTGTACAACTGTCGATGTgtctattttcattatttttagctACAGATTTATATactgttgatttatttatttcgtgggtatcaattttaaTGCATTcctgaaaatttctttttctgggatatttcattttttggttggccaatctctgtatacaaagcctataaAACAGATctttttcgttgaacatttgaattcgtggttcagcTCTTACCACGAAACCCACAAAAATGTGTATGCAACGATtattaatgaatctacagtatttttttatatcatacagCTATCGATCGTTCCAATATTTGACTAGTCAATGTTCTTTATTCTTATATCACTCGGAGGATACATGTATGCGTAATTTGTAAGCAAACAACAAAGCCTGTATATTGTTGGTACGGTGTATGGCTTCAGACCGTGTGTACCAATAGTTAttaaagttaccaggattataattcaatacgccaggcgcgcgtttcgtctacataagactcatcagtgacgctcagattaaaatagttataaaactaAACAGgtaaaaagttaaagagcattgaggacccaaaattacaaaaagttgtgccaaagacggcttaggtaatctactcCTAGGATAAGACAATgctaagtttttcgaaaaatttcaaGGTTTTGTACATAggacatttataaaaatggatTATTATTAAATACGCCAGAATATCTAACTAGTCATGGTTCATTATACTTATAAACCAGGCGAGCTGTACAGACCCTGGGGCGTACCTGGCTAACTTTGAAACCATAGAAGAGGCAATGGTTATGATCTTATTCCTTCAGAAGAAAAAATCAGGTAATtacaaacatttattaaacatgttaaagctttATCAGGAGTTTTTGTTTGAATACATTTGCAGTCTTCGAAATCTTTCAATATCTGAACTAAACTACACGTTTGTCTGTTTATCAGCTCAAAGAATTCTGAGTTTCTCAGTGTTTGATGAATCACTTGAcgtttcatatataaataagTTGCTTTAGTTTACCATCTGAAAATTGACAGGGACTTTCCGGTTggaattttcataaaaaaataaattttggggGGATTTTACTTGTAACGTTAACAGGAAAAAGTAACTACAGATTTCACTTTGGAAGTACAGTTATATCTTGTACTAAGATACTTTAGTTGCACCTACTATTAAAACGTAAAAGGTTGATATGATAAGCGTTACACGGACGTATAAAGTTAACCAAAACTATTTAAAACTCGTTGTATATAAACTTGTCATTTTTGTCATGGTGTTGTCATCATTGCCCGTTTCCTAGAACCAATTTCCACAACAAGAAAACTTATGTTTTTTATGTGCAAGACCATACGAGTAATTCGACCGTACACGTAcgcggtctggaccgtatgcgtacttttttcatttaattgtcttaatacttatttgtaaattcaataaaagatctatgataaaattgagaaaggaaacggGGAAAGTTTTCggaaacagccaaaggccaccaatgggtttttaaTGTATTGTAATGCGAGAAACTCActcacccagaggcgtccttcagctggcccctcaaaaATTGTACACTATTATGATGAATGCTTGTCTAAGATTAACCCCTTTTATCCAAATGCATATATGAGCTAGTTACTAATATACTGTGTTTTAATACTCAAATGGTCCGACCTTAAGCATACGGGCGGACCATATGAGCAAAATGCATACTGTCTGGACCGTACAAATACGGTCCAAATACTTGGTTTGGCACATTTATAATTGATACAAATGTTACTTAAAAGCTAccaagattttaaattttgaaataataagaaaaagaGACTTTTACTTCTTTTCTAGGACAGCGAAAAcgattatgatgatgatgatgatttcaattttcttttaggTAATTCCTATTACGTTGGAGGACGAAACATTAACAGATATCTCCCAAATGGTGATTGGCGGTGGATAAAACATGGTAAAGCCACACCGATGACATACTTTGCCTTTGAGGAAGGACAACCTTCAGGAACAGCTAAAAATGAACAGGACTGCATGTTTTTCTATGCCAATAACAGATACCAGTTTTATGATATTCATTGCGATAAAAAAAGCTATTATGGCGGttatatttgtgaaaaataaaattattatattaaattaacatATGCATTCAGCGAAagatgattattattttttctttctcaGCAACGATATTGATATTCTATCGTGTAATTACTTGACTGTTTTTGTATTGGCCCTGTTACATTGTATATATTCGAGATCACCCGAAACCCGAACAGGGCTAATTTTtaaacagccagttcataacaattttattaaatgattttgaAGAAACTTGCACCTGTCTTTTTCCACGTCCATGGTTTTGTTAACATTGTCAGATCTTATTTCTCGTCCAATTACTCAATATTTTGCTACTACGGTTAATTTTATCTCGCAAATATAAAGTATCTAGGACTTATATATCAGCCAGTTTACCTATTGTTACTTTTGGATCGTCTGCGTTCTTATGATTGATCAACGGAAATAAAACAATGTCAATGGTCAGAAGTCGTATTAAAAAATGATGTGAAATATTTCCGTTTCAAGGTCTTCAAGATGTACAACATTAAAACTTTGAATTCgaagattttaaataaaaaaagtatacttGAAATGTTTTTTAGGCATAACAAAACGTCCAAAGTTAATTAAGGCGTACGAAAATTAAACCCGGAAGTGAATTCCCGTATTGACCCTTTTCGAAAAGCAATATTTACTCTTGATTTATATAGACAGTAGAACGTCCCTAATATTGCACATGACGATTTATTCGTATAAGGGCTGATTTCCCTAGCTCACTTAATAATATCAAATACGCCACAAATCGAACGAACACGGTTTTGCCTATACTATTCcacttattttaaatttcaacaatATGATTGAAAGGGTAGGATATCAAGAATATTTTTGTTAACGCTTCCTAACTTTAAGTGGTGCGcgttattatattatatattttatttatataggaCTCGGTTCGCTGGGGACGCTGAAATGCGTTGCATTTCGTGAATGAGTTACCTAAGGTCAGGtggtataaataaactcatcatagataccaggattgaaatttcatatgtttatgcaagacgcgcgttttgtctacaaaaaattcatcagtgacactcgaatccaaaacagttaaaaacgccaaataaagtacgaagttgaagagcattgaggacaaacattcctaaatgttttgccaaataaaggAATTGTAGACATCAGTGAGTAATTACATAGGACTAGAAGCATTCGAAGGGAAAAATCAGAGAATTGAAACTGAAACTCATTGAAAgatgaaaacatgaaaaaaactaAGAAAATGTGTTGAAAAACTAACTTTGTAACACAGATTGTTCATTAAATGTGTGAGGGTAGGTGTGCATATTTTTAAGGTTTGCTCGGAATACAACTTAACGTTATCATTTGCTTAACTCTGGGACCATCTTATTTGGTATAACTTGATTTAATAGTCCAACATGTACTGTTCATCATAAGTAATTGTAATGAGATCACAATCTACTTTTCTTTTATCCTGCAAGCAGCCTTGTATAGTACAAATAACATGTATACAATATAGTTGTACATAATAAGGACGTTCTTATCCCAGGATGAAAACACTAGCCGAAATGGTCAcaactttttgaacttttggtcctcagtgctcctcaattttgtatttgttttggttaGTCGTGTGTCATTTGTGTGAAAATGTTAAATCTGGTaacttttgttagctattatttgtgtgtttctctgtcctagaTGTTATCCGGTTTATTTGTATGTAGTCCTGccatataatgttgtcattttaatgttatatttaacattgccatataacaGGGAGgcttggcatgccacaaaaccagattcaccccccccccccatttttcttttaatgtcctgtaccaagtggAGAAAATGGCCACCGTTATATTATAGTTGGTTTCTGTGTATTATACactttaatgttgtgtttctgttgtgtcgtagttctcctcttatatttgatgcgttttcctaAGTTTTAgattgtaactcggatttgtttttttctcaatcgatttagtttcatgctactgttgcctttatttataaaaatacatttttgcttTCTATGTACTTGAACAAACAGACTGCCTTGACTCCACATCCATGTTGACCAAGCCGTAATATGGATATTTCTATTTCCGTACCAGATCATTTTGGTGCCTTCTTTGAGGTCTACGTTTACACTATGTTGATTTCTTCGAAAAATTAGAGATCATGCTACAGATTTGAATAACTAAAGCTTCAATTGTTTGGAGtaaatttcagaataaaaataaggTATGATGTACATTGtcgaaaatagaaaatttatttgtactcaGCAAGCCTCGCTTTttgtcctgtttctaaagctcatacaaatacattttattttttcccgacaatgtacatatattgtatgtatacatgttaaaacatatgtttttatttagaatatgataaatatattgaaGAAAGTAATAAGCATGTAATTGAACATTATAAGCTAACATTATAAGCTGTCATTATATATATGTTGAGTGATTGCCACTGAGACCAACGACCGAATGATGTATGGCACTGTTTGGTttttaaacaatgagcaaaacccaaagACTAGTCAGACAATAgactgattgattggtgtttaacaccactttggCACTGATGTGCTATTATcggtaatttgtatatttttcctttgatgtgtactcgctgataatgtcagtatcagtggactggccgtgatataaaaattattgggttAGTACACAATTGACATGCGCGAATACAACGCGTAAGGATCTACTCTCccctttcattcacaaaattgcGCGTGATTTTTTTCGCAGAAACGCACGAGATTTTTGGCGAATGAAACACTTTACATGGTTTGAAACTTTCACAAAGTTAGTTTAGCCTTTTTGAACGATTGatgtcaaaatgtaaacaaaaaaggCATGAAAAAGCCgatagacttttaaaaaaaaaatgcgttatctataattgatatatatagacaataactgtttagtgtctttaaatatcagctgtatttgtacgaggctaggaaacaaggtgtatgcgagcttttagcgagctactacacctgtttcgagccgagtacaaatacagctgatatttaaagacactaaacagttattgtctttatcctgcaatttattcggtatattgtttgtgttttgaaagacacaaaaactaacatatttagcactTATTTTCGATTTGTAGTCCCTttaggcccgcgtagtaatatcaaaatcacacattactatgaagacgggttcgcaaaaaagaatctcgaatagtcaacaataatacatcgctcaaggtgaataattatctattttaacataacaactaatttcaacagtaaaaacaaataacaaaacattgtcaaatttgaaacagaagtgtacgagttgtcctacgcttcagattTTACATTCACtcaacatgcatgctgaaattgacatggttgattttgtaacacaatcataaacattcaagttttgaaatcgacaattgtcatcgtcattggaatgcaactggaatacacattctgaggtcacacaggttcaaacaatactcaggccggcagtgggcggagctttaaagcgatatctgtatactatacagatacagcatagcgatatctgtagggctgtatctgtatagtaggacaccaaATTGCAGGATAAGTAAAAGTACATGACTAACATTAATATATCGTCCATGATGTTCCAATCCGAGTTTTTATGAATACAATACCAATACATAGCCgggtgctgttccaagtagttttctttttctgtttcttgagaagtatttgttttacctgttcagttactataaagtgttacaattcatatttaaacgcaacacataaaaagtgaccaaaaaggtaccgctatcgcatgagagaagctagaaaataATGGTCAATTTAAAGACATATATTCatagaacaaagaacaaaaaagtgaaTTTATTCATTTGCGGATCTACATGTAggataaatttttaaaaaggggggttacCGGGGTCACCaaactatacatgtataaaggtCTGTTTTGACCTGAATTGTAGCCTTTATAAGCTAAGAGGTGACTGACACGGGTCGCATTCCCCTAAATTCACATAAGAAATTAAAGGTAACCACAGGGACTGTAAACTCCAATTTTCATATTTCTGGTCCATGTTGAAAATAGATGAACAAGACTTTGACAAAAGCAAgaattatattaatctaaaaGTTTAGTGAcgtctattaaaatgtttgaaataattatgaagtaGACAAAAAATGAGCTTGTTCAGACAATTTACAAATAACTTTAACAGTCACTCAGCTCCTAAAATGTCTCCTCAAATAGTCCAAATAATCATGACGAAAAAATATAATAgactttcaagacgtcataattatttggactactcctCAGTGctttcttaaaattatttgaaatctaTGTGATCGTTTTCATGATGAACACTGAGCGAATAATGTCAAGATCAACTAAGTAAAATTTAAGCTCGTGATTTCAGGAtgtcgggatttactttatttaattcGGGACCGcgtgatttcgtgtttttaaacgggccgggatttcgggatcaggaacCATCCTATCCCCCTCTATGTTGATGCTTTGTGAAAAATACAGGAATTTGACTTACCGGTATGCTACCATTATATTTGCCATCGTTAGAGTCATGTCCAAAgcagaatattaatgaaacacATGCAATAATTCCTTCAAATCTTTATACTTTGTGCAAGAGAACGCCATGTTTACTGCactgtgacaaaatttcaaatgacgtAATGCAGCCTGTGACGTTAAGTGTGATTCGCCGTGATCCGACGCGAAAAAGAAGTTCGTTTTCTCTATTAttgtagtgatttttatttttttataccgTTCAAGTACCAGACGTTATAATATCTGAAGGTCACAGTATTTTTGACGCAGTTCAGTCGAAAATCTCAGTTTATTTACTAAATCTTTATATTCAAAGAGGCAAGTAGAAGTTTTATATTACTTTGGTACATATGATTTTCTCATATCAATACTTGAACAACAGTGTATAAACGCTAGTTCTTTTGAGTTTTCTTTTTTCACGGTAATAGATAGATTTTGAGTGTCATGTGATAACAGGATGATAATTTGAGAATGTAATTTTTGAAAAACGAAAGTTTATTTGTCAACATACTAGCAAAACTATAAAAATATAGCAAATTAAACCAACAATGAGTtaaacaatagatataggaagatgtggtatgaatacaaatgagacatctctccacccaagtcacaattaataaaagtaaaccgttacaGGTCAAGGTAGGTTCTTCAATAAGGAGCCtagactcacaccgaacagtaagctatcaGGAGCCGcagaaattactagtgtaaaaccgttcaaactggaaaacaaacggtcatatgtatatacaaaaaaaaaaacgagaaacacttatgaatctcATAAACAGACGACAATCACTAACCATCAGATTTCTGACAtaggacaggttcaaacaatTGCAGTGGGATTAAAAGTTGTTTATTGTACCAAACCATATGGTTGTAATGCCAAAGCTGATGGTATAGTAGtatatctagtccttcgtgtaccTCAttaaatgtgatgaatattttcaactctactcctcgacgtatacgcagtcatggtcattgtTATTATACATTACCTACTCTCTATAATGTCTCTTTTACTGACTTGCTGCTATTTATaaaaaagccgttaggtattcatcacattcgcacgaaactttattcattacccctttcaaaacttcgtTCACTGTTCAATTCATGTTTGGAAACCaatgttacaaaccctcattaaaaccaatacaaacttacagctataatttcggatattgcaagtcacagactttacAAGCtagtccgcattggaaaagagaaaaaagagaaaaacatatTTCCTTAATCAAtattcctttgccaacaaaggtctcgatcgCGTCAACTTAGGCAACATCCTTCATAAAAAAATAGTCAATCGAAagtacctccttatttcaaagaccagtctgtaccgaTCATTTGTATACCTATActaaacctattgcaactaacattttcaattacaaacacgttttgcaggatctcagtaTTGatgacttcaagtctaaacctcctgattgaaCTTGTGgtagttccaaattcacatataatccggctggccatGTTATCACcagtgacctcaacattgttaacaACACTTgcctacgaaatgtgttatcgaaaggtccaaaATATCGTGAGCCATCATCCATCAATTATAAAtacaactttaaattttttatggattcagtcgaggattatgccaggtaATGGACTACGCGttagaaggaagacgtagacactctttccgaatggattaaaaCAGTAAGgttgttgatacaaatcagaattaaaaaactGAATTGGTCTATTAATctccatgctacgtcaatctttacaGACCCttatgttgcaaaacacttatcctacctccatgacaaatatgttgttgtccccgcaggtaaagccccaaacaatatcgtgtttgtgtgtaaaactcattgcattaactgcttgataaataaaTTAGGTATTGAtaattcacttggaaacccaacatataacctcacgacacttaccaaagaggaaatcctggataatcataggtctgttctatgttcctttggaatttcaaccaaagatgatgaactggatcttctatcattgtattggatacctaaaccgcataagtgtccttacaaacaatggtacattgcttggtcttccaagtgctcgacgaaacctctttctaaattattaacatctaatTTATCAGCATTTAAAGACGggattcaaagttattgtgaaactgcctaatctagaggtggtgtgaatcagatgcggatttttaaaaattccaaaaatcctttagagtacatacaatctaactctcgtTCATCTTATTATAGTATTAATCTATCCCATTGAACGAGAGATACAGGGTAATACAGATTttgttaagtcggcctcatatctcgACTTACATCTTGAAATTGGCAATGAGGGtggattgaaaacaaaactttacgacaaaagggataatttcggctttccaattgtgaactttccatttctaagtaacaacattccagcagcacctgcatacggtatatacatctcccaattgatacgatgttcccgtgcttgtatttcctatcatgattttcttgaaagggttgttgctcacaaagaagctattaaatcaagggtttctaatggtgaagttgaaatcatctctccgtaaattttacggacgccattacaagttggttgaacgttatggaataaccgtttcacaaatggtattctacaatccccttccctttcatataatatttatgtgacctaccgaattatactactatttaccggatttgttatctcattagcaacacgacgggtgccacatgtggaccaggatctacttacccttccggagcacatgagatcacccctagtttatagtggggttcgtgttgtttattctttagttttctatgttgtgtcatgtgtactattgtttgtctgtttgtccttttcttttttagccatgacgttgtcagtttattttcgaattatgagtttgactgtccctctggtatctttcagtatgaaatatcaattggaatgacttaactcaataaaaaaaaccaaaaaacaagtGACTCAAAtaaacacacaatgaacgaataaacaAGATATATGATACCATATAAATACAGAGCTAATACAAATAAgaatcagtatttttttattaaaattttcaaatttgagtatcattttctcattattttgAAACTACAGCATTGATCTACCCGTGTATTGCCATTTTAAAAGCAGTAGTGTGTTATTGTACATGTTGTCTCCGACAAACACGTACTAAACTTTACTTCTTGTGATATTGATATCTGATTCATTATCATTATTAAATGGTGTCGTTTATGAATCATATGTTTCGCAGTTACATTATTCTAGACCTTGCATTCCcggtaaaacaaaaatatatctatatataacaaCGGATATTAAGATCTATCGAGACCGCAGCTAAGGACAGaagaaggtcaaggtcatcaac
Proteins encoded:
- the LOC143058216 gene encoding C-type lectin domain family 4 member E-like, which gives rise to MSTLCIVCVLYMLTVFRVCKSDENTNIQIPLMDNVKAPLFADLNLSTVTQQIKRVIQQEMKRSVQDRSNDSGNCDRKIDALEKTLQDLVVNYTNTLNQLTKTVEIIAPVSCQEPYQRIGSGCYLINDDRVSGNSAFASCTDPGAYLANFETIEEAMVMILFLQKKKSGNSYYVGGRNINRYLPNGDWRWIKHGKATPMTYFAFEEGQPSGTAKNEQDCMFFYANNRYQFYDIHCDKKSYYGGYICEK